The sequence below is a genomic window from Vibrio spartinae.
ATTTGTCAGTAAGCTCGCATGTGACCGGGCGCCTCTTCCGGCTGAAGCTTTAACGGTCGATAGTTCGATCTTAACGGCTATCGGTAACGATTACGGTTATGAACAGATATTTTCTCGCCAGTTGTTGGGCAAAGCGACGAAGAACGATATTTTTCTCGGGATTACAACATCCGGAAATTCTGAAAATATCCTCAATGCGCTGAACGCATGTAAATCGTGCAATATACCATCTCTCTTATTTACCGGTCATGATGGCGGCAAGGCTAAAGAACTCGCTGACTATTGCATTATTGCTCCAGGTGTTACGACTGCAGCGATTCAGGAGCTTCATATCGTTTTGGCTCATAGTTTATGTGAATGTGTAGAAATCGAACTTTTTAAAGAATAATCTTCAATAAGATAGGAGTAATGCATGTCTTTTAATATTTTAGTGACCGGTGGAGCCGGATATCTAGGATCCACGCTGGTACCTGATTTGCTGAGTTTGGGTCATAAAGTCACTGTGGTCGATAACTTTATGTTCCAGCAATCCAGTCTGAATCATGTTTGTCATCATGAAAATTTTGAGGTTGTACGCGGTGATGCCCGTGTGAAAGATACAATTGCGCCATTAATACGTAAAGCGGATGTCATTATACCGCTTGCCGCATACGTTGGTGCGCCTCTGTGTGCCAGAGATCCGATTGGTGCTGAAACCACAAATCATGATGCGATTTCACTGATGTTGGATCTCGTTTCTAAAGATCAGCGTATTTTGATGCCGACAACCAATAGTGCGTATGGCTCGGGAGATGAAAACAATTATTGTACTGAAGAGTCAGAGTTGCGCCCCATTTCAAAATATGCGATTGACAAAGTCGCAGTTGAGCAGGAACTGATGGCGCATGAAAATGCGATTAGTTTCCGGCTGGCCACTGTTTTTGGCATGTCACCAAGAATGCGCATTGACTTACTGGTGAATGATTTTACCTATAGAGCGGTTCATGATAAGGCGGTTGTTTTGTTCGAAAGCCATTTCAAGCGAAACTATATTCATGTCCGGGATATTTCTCGTGTATTCCAACATGGTATCAATAATTTTGAGGAAATGCGTGGCGAAATCTTTAATGTTGGTCTGAGTGAAGCCAATGTTTCCAAAAAAGAACTGTGTCAAACTATCCAGCGACATGTCGATGGATTTAATTTTATTGAAGCTGAACTAGGGAAAGATCCGGACCAAAGAAACTATATTGTGTCGAATGAGAAAATTGAAGCTACAGGGTACAAGCCTCAATTTTCTCTTGATTTCGGTATTCAAGAATTGATCAAAGGGTATACCATGCTTCGCAATAGTAAATATGGTAATGTTTAATTACATCAACATATATCTATTTTAATTTTATGGAAAGCATTAGTCATATAGATTTATGAGACTAATGCTTGTTGCAGTATTTTATTGTTTATACACAATTAAGCCTATTTTTATTATAAATCTGGTGGCATATGAACGAAAACAGAAATTATAAAACATACGATGAATATTTAAGTTCAGAAAATATAAAGAAAGGCGGTCAGTATTTAAAGGGAAAGAGTAAAGATAAAGATATTCCACTAGTTTCAATCATAACTATTTGTCGAAATGCGAGTTTAACACTAGAGAAAACCATCCAGTCCGTTATTGAACAAACATATCCGAATATAGAATATATCATTATAGATGGTGACTCTACCGACGGGACTCTAGATATGATTAAAAGCCATGAAAATCATATTGACTTTTGGATCTCTGAACCTGATGGAGGAGCAACCGATGCAATCAATAAAGGATTTACAATTTGTAACGGAGAGTTAATATTCTTACTGAATGCTGATGACTATGTTACATCTGATTTTATATCGAATGCGGTTGAAAGTTTTGATGAGGATTGTGACTTTGTTTTCGGAGATTGTTTAATTGGGAATTTTGGTGGTGATTACAACAGGCTATTAAAAGGCGACAAAAATTATATCAAAAAAATTGCATACACCATGCCTAGAGTAAACCAGCCGACAATTGTATTTAAAAAGCAGTGTTTAGACACTGTTGGTCTTTATGATACAGCAAAAAAAGTTGCACCAGATTATGACTGGCTTGTCAGAGGATATGTGAAAAATATTACCGGGAAGTATACAGACAAACTGGTTACGTACTTTGCCTTAGATGGTAATTCAGATAAGTATTATTACAAAGGATTATCTGAAGTCAGAGAGTCTTCACTTCGATATGCTGGTTCAATATTTATGACTAATTTTTATTTTATAGCCCGATGCATCAAAAGAATGATTAAGAGATATGTTCTCATATGAATTCGAAAATCATATCAATGTCAGCAGTGCAATTTTTTTTGATACTGCTACCGATGTCAGTGAATGTATATTTACTAAAAACTGTCTCTTTTGAATTATACGGTAAGTTTATATTCTTCCTTTCATTGTTTAACTTTTTGTCGATTCTAACCAATTCTGGATTGGCGAATGATTCTCTGAGAGATTTATCCAATGCATTTAATCGATACATGGATAAATTTGAATGTGAAGAATTCAATAGGAAAATGAGTGAGTATATAAGTATTAAACTGTTCTATTTAGCAATCTCATTTCTACTATGCTTTTTACTATCTTTTGTTCATGTGTTTCATGAGCCACTTTTTTATTGCTTGTTGATTTATCTTGTTTATTTTTGTTTGGATTTTTTTATTTTTTATCAAATTATCAACAAGATGCATTATTATGTATTCATCATGATATTTTCTTTCTCAATGAGTATACTGTTGTTGTTTTATTTTGTTCATAATGACAAAGACATATACTACGTATCTTTCATTGTGACGTTACCATTTATTTGTTTAAATTTAATTTTTCTGTTGTACAACCTTCATGTATTGAATTTTTGCATAGACATAAACATGAGAGCTTTTGTACGAAAGGTTAAAAATAATTATAGATTGATGTTTACTAACATAACCAGTGCTTTGGTAACAAAAGGTATTTATTTGTTCATAGGAAGTGCATTAGGTGTCAGGGAAGTGGCTATATACTCAGTATTAGACCAAATATGTAGAGCACCACTGATATTTATTAATCGACTGAGTACACTCTATACGCCGAAGCTTGTTCAAGCTATATCTCAAAATAATCAGTACATGCTACAAAATATTTTTTCGAAAGTATTTTTTAAGGTATTGATTCTGTCATTATCTGTATGTGTGTTCTTAGTTTTGTCAAGTAAAATTATTTTACCATTCTTAATTGATAAACAATATCTATCTTTTGAGCAAATAATACCATTGTTTTTGTTAATGCTCGTGATTATACCATCGATATCTTTAAGTTCACTATGTGCAATGCAGTATTATCTAAATATGAACAATGATTTAATTATTTACCGATACTCTATGGCATTATTAATTTTAGGTCTTCCCTTTATTGTCATATGTGCTGCATTGTTTAATTTGTCTGGTTTGATTTTATCTTACGTCTGTGTTGAGCTATTCGCTTTGTTATATTTCTTATGGTATCTTGATTTTAATCCACTGCAGGTTTGTTATGTCAATTTCGCCAATAAAGGAAAGTAGTCTATTCGTCTCGTTACTACTGTTTTCTATATTTTTTCAGTTTAACTTTTATACATTGCCGAATGGTTCAACTGTAAAGTTTTACCATATACTTATTCCTATTATAGCCATATTTATTTTTATCAGAAGTCATTTCTTTGTTTTAAAAAATGATGTGACTCTTTTTATATTGTTGGCCTTGTTAGTGAATACATATAAATTTTATCTGTTGGGTGGGAATTTTATCATATTTCAAGCATTGTACTGTTTGCTTGTTTATTATATAGCATCAGATATTGGAATTAGAATCGATGCAAAGAAACTTTATGTACTTCTGAAAAGAATATTATTCATTTTTATATTGTCGATATTGATTAAAGACCTCATTTATATTGATGAACTTTCCCGAGTCTATGCAACAAATCAACACTCACTGATTGGTGTGTATTTTTTTATGGGTGGAGGGCATAATATAGAAGTTACCTATCTCTCATTGCTTACCATATTTTTTATTTATGAACGTAAATTATTTTACTTTTCTGTAGGTTTTATATTTGTTTTATCTATAATCTATCTTTCTCGTGTCGGTATTATTGAAGTCGCTTTTCTTACATATGCACGACTTTCACTTTTCTTTAGTAAAAAGAAAAAAATCGTCATATCTGTTTTTTTGATATTTATTTCTTTAATGATTATTTATTTTTTCAATAATATAACTATTATTCACCGTATGTTACATGCCTTAGATGAACTACAGGTAACAACGAGTGGAAGAGGAATGTTGTGGCTTGCAGGGTTACAATTACTTAAGACAAATTTAACCGGATATGGCATTGGAAACTCTGTTGCTTTTGCTAGAGATTTAATCGGGATAAACTTTATTGAAAATAACTTTCATAATGTATACTTACAATACTTATTGGACATGGGAGTAATCCCTTTGTTACTATATTTATATATTTTATTTAATAGGGTATTTAGGCATTATATTATTGAATTTAGAAATTTTATAACTTTATTCTTTGTTGTTTCTTTATTTCAATTTACAGGGTATGACATTATATTCTGGTTTTTTTTGGGTATTGGTGATGGTCTCTATCATCAACAAAAAATTCAACATGCTGAGACAGTTTTAGGAGAGAATAAGTATGATTGTAATCCCTGTTAGTATAATAATATCGACATATAAGGGGAGTGAAGCAAAGTATCTTGATGAGTCACTAAAAAGCCTTGCTGAACAGTCTTATATTGCAGATGAAATTATTCTTGTTGTTGATGGTGAAATTGATGAACAACAGCAATCAGTCATATCCAAATTTAAGTATAAAGGTAACTTTAAAGTTTACTATCTTAGAGAAAATCATGGCTTAGCATATTGTATGAATTTGGCAATTCAGTATAGCTCTAATAATATACTAGCCAGAATGGATGCTGATGATTTATCTAATAGGACACGCCTTGAAGAACAATATAATAAGCTAATTTCCTTGGAAGATAAGAATTATGTTGTTTGTTCTTGGGCATCAGATTTTTCAGATGATCATTATGATCTATCGAGTGTAAAAAAAACGCCTGAAAATGATAGCCAGATTAAAAAAGCTATACCTTATAGAAATGTTATTGTCCATCCGAGTATTATGTTTTATAAAAAAATTACTGATGACTATGGTGGGTATAATGAAACAGTTGGACTGTTAGAAGATTATGAGCTTCATTTAAGGCTTATGAATTCTGGCGTTAAATATTACTGTATACAGAAGCCATTAATTAAAGTTAGGATATCTCATGAACAGTATGGACGCCGAGGTGGGTTTAAATATCTTATTAATGAATATAAATTCAGAACGTTCTGTTATAGAAAACGATATATTAAATTATACCAGTTCATTCTTTCCTGTGTTTTGTATTCTTTTCTTCGTTTGTCACCAGTTAAATTGAGGAAGTCCATGTATAAGTTAGTCAGAGAAAGTTAATAATGATTTCTATTTTCAAGTTTAATTTTTTGTCTTCAAAGTGAGAATGACGATAATAAATCAAGATGAAATTTGATTTTATCATGTTTTGTTTCTATACCAATTAATGTGAATTATATACGATTAGGTGTAATCATGACCCAGATGACATACGGAAATAGTGATCAAATAGACAGGGTAGTCCATTATTCACCGATTATAAATAAGATGACGCTTATTTTTTTTGATTGTCTGTCTTTTCTATTTTCTATTTTTGCTTCAGTTACTTATGTGAAAGGGTATGAATCTTTTGCATATATGTATGAAGACATCAGGGGACAAGTATTGACACTTTTAGTGTCCGGTGTTGCTTCGATTGTATGGTTTTGGGGGAGTAAACGTCATTATAGTTATCGCAAGCCTTTTTGGGATGAATTGAAAGATATATTGTTCATTTTGTTATTTATGGCGCTAGTCTCGATTTCTGTTCATGCTGCATTTGAATATAATTATTCTACTGATATTTGGTGGCTGACATGGACTATTGTTATCGTTCTCTTCCCATTACTGCGTAGCTTTGCAAAAGCATTATTGAATAAATTGGATTTTTGGAAAGTGCCTTGCGTGATCATCGGTGAAATTGAAGATGCAGAGAGTGTCTACTGTGCTCTCCAAAGTGAGCCTTCCACTGGGTTTGATGTACTTGCCATTGTTGTGCCTTCTGAGGGACATGTAAACTCTCGTTTTGATATTCCTTGTATTAGCCGGACTGAATTTTTTAATCGGGTCGATGAATTCCACAAAGTGTTTATTGCGCTGCAAAAAGAGCAAGCAGAATTACGAGAGTTTTGGATCAGAGAGTCAATGAAAAGGCAACTCTTAGATATTTCCATCGTGCCGGCTTTGCGCGGTATTCCCCTCTATGGGACAGATATCTCACATTTCTTTAGCCATGAAGTCATGATGTTACGGTTGAAGAATAATCTGCCGCGTAAATCTTCACGCTTTGTTAAACGTTTGTTCGATATTGTGGGGTCTGCAACACTACTGGTTTTACTTGCTCCATTTTTCTTATTTATTGCCTGGAGGGTCTCACGTGACGGTGGTTCAGTGACTTACGGGCATGAGCGTGTCGGATTGAACGGTAAAAAGTTCAACTGTCTGAAATTCCGCTCGATGGTGATGAATTCTCAAGCGTTACTGGATGAACTGTTGGCAACCGATCCGGCAGCGAAGGCCGAGTGGGAGCAATGGTTTAAATTAAAACAAGATCCGCGGATCACCTCGATTGGTCGTTTCTTGCGTGAAACGAGTCTGGATGAACTGCCACAGTTGTGGAATGTTTTAAAAGGCGACATGAGCCTTGTTGGACCAAGACCTGTCATCGATGAAGAGCTGCTGCGCTATGGGGATGATGTAGACTATTACCTATGTGCCAAACCGGGTATCTCCGGGCTTTGGCAAGTCAGCGGGCGGAGCGACATCGATTACAATACCCGCGTTTACCTAGATTGTTGGTATGTCAAAAACTGGTCGCTTTGGAACGATATTGTGATCTTATTTAAAACCGTTAACGTGGTTCTTCGCCGCGATGGTGCCTATTAACGTTTTTCATACCGCAAGCTTTTCATACCGAAAATAGCGTACAGACAATCAAATATGGGGGATGTGTTGCTACAGACTCACCCCAATATTTGACACCCGCTCTTCCCTCAGCTCATCTCTGAGGGATTTTATCAGATCAATATCCCGCTCTTCTGCTTCTTTCAAGGCTCTGAAAATAGCCCATTGCATATCCCACTCTGCACAAACCGCTTCATTTTGCTTTTGATTCTCATTGGTGATTGCTAAATCTGTTTGCGCTTCTTCCAGTTGTACGACCGTGTTCACTGAAATGGTGCTGACTTGTTCGAGTGCTTCTGTGAGTTGATCTCTGTCTAACAGGCTATGTAAGAGTGTTGCCAGTGCTTCGCAGGCATCGATTGCAGGATAAACTGCATAAACATCGAATGCATCCTGTGATGGAATCAGTTCTTCTAATTTTTCGAGTTGACGCTCGAAGTCTATCTTGGCACTTTTGACCGTGAGTGACTCCCATACTGTATCCAAAATCTGTCGATATGTCGGATGAGCGGCAAACACTGTATGCTCGCAAAACATGGCGTAATTGGGATACATACGTTCACACAGGCTGACCATAAAAGTGATTTGTTGCCAAGGGGTAAGCTTCTGCAGACGCAGCTGAACTGGGTTTTGTAGCATGTGACTGGTGCTCCGAAATAAGACTTCGGCAGTGTACTTGATAATGCATGTACAGGCTAGCCTGACATACGTCTCTCCATTCCTGCTTTCCCTTCTATCGAGCGATACATCGCAATGATTCGTGGTTGAATATTATGTATGATGAATCACTTGAAATGATCACAAGGCAGTGAACGAGCGTATGACACACCATCTTTATCTGCTGACCGGGCAGGATGAGACATACCGTCCTCTGATTGAGGCAAAACAAATACCAGAACTACGGTTAACGCAACAGCCACAGGAAGCAACGATTTTACTGGCAGCACCACCGTTGGCTGCCACAGTGATCGATGACTTTCCTGCGCTTCGCTGGTTACAGTCAACATTTGCCGGCGTTGATTCGCTCGTTCAATCGGGCGGACGGCAGGACTACCGACTGACGAATGTGAAAGGGATTTTTGGTCAGGCAATTGCTGAATATGTACTCGGCTATATGATTGCACACTATCGACATTTTAACTGCTATCGCCAGCAGCAACAGCAGCAGTCTTGGCTACCACATCCGTATGAACGCCTGACCGGGAAGACGATGGTGATTCTCGGGACTGGTAATATTGCGACTTTTCTTGCTCAGGCTGCTCGTCATATGGGGCTGATCGTGATTGGTGTTAACCGAACGGGCAGGCAACCTGAACAAAGTCTGTTTCATGACGTCTATGCGATCGATGATCTTGAGAAGGCGTTGGCGTTGGCTGATGCGGTGGTCAGCACTTTACCGAATACTCAGGCGACGGAATCATTGCTGAATCTGGAGATGCTGAAAAATTGTCGTCAGGCGCTATTATTTAATGTCGGGCGGGGGAATACCTTGAAAGAGGCGGACTTGTTTGCAGCGCTGGAATCCGGTGCAATACAACATGCATTTTTGGATGTTTTCGTTACCGAACCTCTTCATTCGTCTCATTCTTTTTGGTCACATCCACAAATTACCCTGACCCCCCATATTGCGGCAATCAGTTTCCCTGAACAAATTGTCGATGTTTTTATCGACAATTTGGTGCGCTGGATGCAAGGAAAAGATTTAAAATATATTGTTGATTTTAATAAAGGTTACTGATGTGAGTGTAGGTGACGAATGTTAGATATCGTGTTACAACAAATCAGCCAGTGTCGGCTTTGTGAACCTGATTTGCCATTCGGTGCGAACCCGGTCATTCGTGCCCATCGTGATGCCCGGGTTCTCATTGTCGGGCAAGCACCCGGCATTCGGGTTCATCAGACGTCTATTCCGTGGAATGATCCGAGCGGTGATCGACTCAGAGCTTGGCTGAACATTGATCGGGATACATTCTATGATGAGCGGCAAATCGCCATTATGCCGATGGGACTGTGCTATCCGGGTAAGGGGCGTTCCGGTGATCTGCCACCACGCAAGGAATGTGCGCCACAGTGGCATCAGCGTGTTTTGGATGAGTTACCCAATATTGCGTTGACATTGCTTATTGGTCAGTACGCCCAAAACTACTATTTGCCGAATAAACCCAAAACGCTGACTGACACGGTTCGAAACTGGTCTCACTGGCTTCCTGATGCTGTCCCGTTACCGCACCCTTCGCCAAGGAACACATTATGGTTGAAAAAACATCCATGGTTTGAAAGTGATGCGGTTCCTTGTATAAGAAACCGGGTTCATCAATTGTTGGCAATGTAAGTAAATTTTCCGGCTGAAATATCAGGCAGAACAGTTGTCAGACCTGATTGGGCGGGCTTGTTATGCCGATTTCAACAGTAAAATGTCATCACCAGACAATGAAAATTGTGAGTTGTTGCTCAGTTTATAGCTAAATTTTCATCAAATAAGCAAAAGAACATCGACAAACCTTTGCCAGACGGGGGCTTTATGCTTTAGAGTTGGTCAGGTTCGATAACATATTAGAAGGGAAACCGAATGAACAAGACCCAATTAATCGACTTTATTGCAGAAAAAGCAGATCTCTCTAAGGCGCAAGCAAAGTCTGCTCTAGAAGCGACTCTAGGTGCAGTTGAAGAGGCACTGAAATCAGGTGACCAAGTTCAACTAATTGGTTTTGGTACATTTAAAGTCAATCATCGTGCTGCACGCACTGGCCGTAATCCAAAAACTGGTGATGAAATCCAAATCGCAGCAGCAAACGTTCCTGCATTTGTTTCCGGAAAAGCGCTGAAAGAATCAGTAAATTAATTTATACTCTACGCCAAGGCAGTTTTGTGTTCTTGGCGTAGTTTTTTATGAAAAAATTAGTTATTTCCTGTCTCCTTTCCGGGCTCATGCTCGGCTGTTCCTCCTCTCAGCAATCGATGTCTGTACCATTAGAAACCTATTCCGGTGGTGAGCGGATGGGCGATGCGACGAGTCTGTATTGGTATACCGAAGAATCTAACCACCCTTATGCCGCCGATGACTATATTCAGTCCCGTCATGATGGTTGGTATCGAACCAGCTATCGCTGGGAAAATAGTGTCTTAAAAGAACTTGTCCGTGAAGGTGAACAAGTCTCTGGTACCGCAGGGGAACAAGAAATGGTGCCTTTTCAGGTCCATGTCCGTTTTGATAAAAACGGGGATGCGGTGTATCAACAATATCGGGTTAATCATAAAGTCTTTCCGTTAACTTCAGAAACACTGGAACATTATAAATCTCAAGCTGAAGCAATTGTTGAGACGGTCAAAAAGCAGGACAAACAAGATCAAATGCTTATTCAGGGCGTTTGGAACGGTGAGACGTTTGAAACTTGTAGCGGGCGGGAATACGAAAAAGTCGAGTTTAATAAGACGCTCCCTAGCTTTGTGATTCAACGGCTTTCCAGTCTGGATAATTATCTGGCTTTTCTGGGGAAAATCCGCAATGGCCGAGTCTATATTCAAGAGTTACTCATGCTTGATGATGATGAACATGAGTGCATTTCCCGGCCGAACCTGATTGAAAAACCTTAGTCTTTGAAATCTTAGCCTTTAAAGCTTGAGTCTTTAAAGCTTGAGTCTTTAAAAAACAGCGTCTTTAAAAAAACAGAGTCTCTGGGCTGTTCGTGCAGAGAGTTTAATCCTATACGTCAGCGGCAGTTCTTTATTTTCATCTTCTCATTCATGTGAGCAAACAGGCGGATGTACTCCGCCTGCTGCAATACACATTCACTTAATTGATATTGCCCTGCGGACCGAAGTTAAAGCTACGGACCGTTGATGTACTGACGGGTTTTGTCGCCTGAAGGCCAGAGCGCCAGCGACCATTCGAACTGACAGCATTCATGACGTTACCACTGATGGCAAAGTTGCGTTGCCCGTTCTCATCATAGTTTTCAACACAGGCACGACCAAGTACATTGAAACAACTTGAGTTTGCTTGTCCGAGTGTCGAACTGAGCGGCGCGAAGAGTGTGCCGGATTTGACAGAACTAATGGGAGAAAAGTTATTGCCGCGTGTGTAGTAGTTTCCTTCCATAACCATATAGGCACTGTCGCCATGTAATCCGCCGGCATAGTTACCATCAAAGTAATTGTTTACCATATGCACAATGCCACCGTCCACTTTGGGCGCTCTTCCGGATGAATTTCGGATGCGGTTGTTTGCCATCGTAATCGTCTGATTTTCGGCAATCAGCAGCATGGTCCAGTAATGTTTGGCATTGCAATAGTGTCCATAATCGGTCGTGCCATCTAAGTAGTTGTTTGAGATCGTGACCTGTTTGGCGGTTCCCCAGCCGGTTACAATCATCTGACGTCCGATACGAGCGATATAATTGTGGTCAACCCAGATTCGGCTGGCATTATCGAGTGATATGGCATCACCGCCCCACACCAGTCCATCATTGATATCCGTGATCGATAGGTTACGGATGATAATGTTAGAGACACCATCGCGGAGATAAAAGCCTTTGCCTTTAATTCCG
It includes:
- the wbaP gene encoding undecaprenyl-phosphate galactose phosphotransferase WbaP, producing MTYGNSDQIDRVVHYSPIINKMTLIFFDCLSFLFSIFASVTYVKGYESFAYMYEDIRGQVLTLLVSGVASIVWFWGSKRHYSYRKPFWDELKDILFILLFMALVSISVHAAFEYNYSTDIWWLTWTIVIVLFPLLRSFAKALLNKLDFWKVPCVIIGEIEDAESVYCALQSEPSTGFDVLAIVVPSEGHVNSRFDIPCISRTEFFNRVDEFHKVFIALQKEQAELREFWIRESMKRQLLDISIVPALRGIPLYGTDISHFFSHEVMMLRLKNNLPRKSSRFVKRLFDIVGSATLLVLLAPFFLFIAWRVSRDGGSVTYGHERVGLNGKKFNCLKFRSMVMNSQALLDELLATDPAAKAEWEQWFKLKQDPRITSIGRFLRETSLDELPQLWNVLKGDMSLVGPRPVIDEELLRYGDDVDYYLCAKPGISGLWQVSGRSDIDYNTRVYLDCWYVKNWSLWNDIVILFKTVNVVLRRDGAY
- a CDS encoding DUF1481 domain-containing protein; the encoded protein is MKKLVISCLLSGLMLGCSSSQQSMSVPLETYSGGERMGDATSLYWYTEESNHPYAADDYIQSRHDGWYRTSYRWENSVLKELVREGEQVSGTAGEQEMVPFQVHVRFDKNGDAVYQQYRVNHKVFPLTSETLEHYKSQAEAIVETVKKQDKQDQMLIQGVWNGETFETCSGREYEKVEFNKTLPSFVIQRLSSLDNYLAFLGKIRNGRVYIQELLMLDDDEHECISRPNLIEKP
- a CDS encoding uracil-DNA glycosylase family protein, yielding MLDIVLQQISQCRLCEPDLPFGANPVIRAHRDARVLIVGQAPGIRVHQTSIPWNDPSGDRLRAWLNIDRDTFYDERQIAIMPMGLCYPGKGRSGDLPPRKECAPQWHQRVLDELPNIALTLLIGQYAQNYYLPNKPKTLTDTVRNWSHWLPDAVPLPHPSPRNTLWLKKHPWFESDAVPCIRNRVHQLLAM
- a CDS encoding YjaG family protein; translation: MLQNPVQLRLQKLTPWQQITFMVSLCERMYPNYAMFCEHTVFAAHPTYRQILDTVWESLTVKSAKIDFERQLEKLEELIPSQDAFDVYAVYPAIDACEALATLLHSLLDRDQLTEALEQVSTISVNTVVQLEEAQTDLAITNENQKQNEAVCAEWDMQWAIFRALKEAEERDIDLIKSLRDELREERVSNIGVSL
- a CDS encoding glycosyltransferase gives rise to the protein MIVIPVSIIISTYKGSEAKYLDESLKSLAEQSYIADEIILVVDGEIDEQQQSVISKFKYKGNFKVYYLRENHGLAYCMNLAIQYSSNNILARMDADDLSNRTRLEEQYNKLISLEDKNYVVCSWASDFSDDHYDLSSVKKTPENDSQIKKAIPYRNVIVHPSIMFYKKITDDYGGYNETVGLLEDYELHLRLMNSGVKYYCIQKPLIKVRISHEQYGRRGGFKYLINEYKFRTFCYRKRYIKLYQFILSCVLYSFLRLSPVKLRKSMYKLVRES
- a CDS encoding glycosyltransferase family 2 protein, with product MNENRNYKTYDEYLSSENIKKGGQYLKGKSKDKDIPLVSIITICRNASLTLEKTIQSVIEQTYPNIEYIIIDGDSTDGTLDMIKSHENHIDFWISEPDGGATDAINKGFTICNGELIFLLNADDYVTSDFISNAVESFDEDCDFVFGDCLIGNFGGDYNRLLKGDKNYIKKIAYTMPRVNQPTIVFKKQCLDTVGLYDTAKKVAPDYDWLVRGYVKNITGKYTDKLVTYFALDGNSDKYYYKGLSEVRESSLRYAGSIFMTNFYFIARCIKRMIKRYVLI
- a CDS encoding oligosaccharide flippase family protein, with the protein product MSAVQFFLILLPMSVNVYLLKTVSFELYGKFIFFLSLFNFLSILTNSGLANDSLRDLSNAFNRYMDKFECEEFNRKMSEYISIKLFYLAISFLLCFLLSFVHVFHEPLFYCLLIYLVYFCLDFFIFYQIINKMHYYVFIMIFSFSMSILLLFYFVHNDKDIYYVSFIVTLPFICLNLIFLLYNLHVLNFCIDINMRAFVRKVKNNYRLMFTNITSALVTKGIYLFIGSALGVREVAIYSVLDQICRAPLIFINRLSTLYTPKLVQAISQNNQYMLQNIFSKVFFKVLILSLSVCVFLVLSSKIILPFLIDKQYLSFEQIIPLFLLMLVIIPSISLSSLCAMQYYLNMNNDLIIYRYSMALLILGLPFIVICAALFNLSGLILSYVCVELFALLYFLWYLDFNPLQVCYVNFANKGK
- the hupA gene encoding nucleoid-associated protein HU-alpha; the protein is MNKTQLIDFIAEKADLSKAQAKSALEATLGAVEEALKSGDQVQLIGFGTFKVNHRAARTGRNPKTGDEIQIAAANVPAFVSGKALKESVN
- a CDS encoding O-antigen ligase family protein, with protein sequence MNTYKFYLLGGNFIIFQALYCLLVYYIASDIGIRIDAKKLYVLLKRILFIFILSILIKDLIYIDELSRVYATNQHSLIGVYFFMGGGHNIEVTYLSLLTIFFIYERKLFYFSVGFIFVLSIIYLSRVGIIEVAFLTYARLSLFFSKKKKIVISVFLIFISLMIIYFFNNITIIHRMLHALDELQVTTSGRGMLWLAGLQLLKTNLTGYGIGNSVAFARDLIGINFIENNFHNVYLQYLLDMGVIPLLLYLYILFNRVFRHYIIEFRNFITLFFVVSLFQFTGYDIIFWFFLGIGDGLYHQQKIQHAETVLGENKYDCNPC
- a CDS encoding D-2-hydroxyacid dehydrogenase yields the protein MTHHLYLLTGQDETYRPLIEAKQIPELRLTQQPQEATILLAAPPLAATVIDDFPALRWLQSTFAGVDSLVQSGGRQDYRLTNVKGIFGQAIAEYVLGYMIAHYRHFNCYRQQQQQQSWLPHPYERLTGKTMVILGTGNIATFLAQAARHMGLIVIGVNRTGRQPEQSLFHDVYAIDDLEKALALADAVVSTLPNTQATESLLNLEMLKNCRQALLFNVGRGNTLKEADLFAALESGAIQHAFLDVFVTEPLHSSHSFWSHPQITLTPHIAAISFPEQIVDVFIDNLVRWMQGKDLKYIVDFNKGY
- a CDS encoding D-sedoheptulose-7-phosphate isomerase — its product is MQVTNVLTRNLERSIAAKQEMLKDHVQNEIFSTAVNQVIKRYKNGGRLYIAGNGGSAADAQHLAAEFVSKLACDRAPLPAEALTVDSSILTAIGNDYGYEQIFSRQLLGKATKNDIFLGITTSGNSENILNALNACKSCNIPSLLFTGHDGGKAKELADYCIIAPGVTTAAIQELHIVLAHSLCECVEIELFKE
- a CDS encoding NAD-dependent epimerase/dehydratase family protein; this encodes MSFNILVTGGAGYLGSTLVPDLLSLGHKVTVVDNFMFQQSSLNHVCHHENFEVVRGDARVKDTIAPLIRKADVIIPLAAYVGAPLCARDPIGAETTNHDAISLMLDLVSKDQRILMPTTNSAYGSGDENNYCTEESELRPISKYAIDKVAVEQELMAHENAISFRLATVFGMSPRMRIDLLVNDFTYRAVHDKAVVLFESHFKRNYIHVRDISRVFQHGINNFEEMRGEIFNVGLSEANVSKKELCQTIQRHVDGFNFIEAELGKDPDQRNYIVSNEKIEATGYKPQFSLDFGIQELIKGYTMLRNSKYGNV